Proteins encoded by one window of Porphyrobacter sp. YT40:
- the lptG gene encoding LPS export ABC transporter permease LptG: protein MQLDFFPSRTLTLYLAKLFVVRILAVLVMLVLVLLALDLLSATGKILAAPGNGQAEILQYASLRLPQLVSRFLPYSVLLATLITLVTLNQNSEVVAMKAAGLSAHQVLAPLLLTAAVVSVVSFGFNERIVTRANATLKAWEAAEYGPIPEATGGGGVRANVYFTDGENILTAATLSGGGENIVLTGVTWYARAPGGIIRQQVRAPRATYASPGWRLEQPVRFDVAGALTEPLPELVVGEYLTPARIMLQSIDPDAQSFWELSDSIDAYEAAGRNTDEMRAKWWHRLSGPLSALLMPLLGSIAAFGLARSGQLFVRAIIGMALGFAYFVVDNAALAMGSFGGYPPLLAAWAPFFLFLLLGETVLVRTEE from the coding sequence ATGCAGCTCGATTTCTTCCCTTCGCGCACGCTGACGCTCTATCTCGCCAAGCTGTTCGTGGTGCGCATTCTGGCAGTGCTGGTGATGCTGGTGCTGGTGCTGCTGGCGCTCGACCTCTTGTCCGCCACCGGCAAGATCCTCGCCGCGCCGGGCAACGGGCAGGCGGAGATCCTGCAATATGCCTCGCTGCGCCTGCCGCAGCTGGTCAGCCGTTTCTTGCCCTATTCGGTGCTGCTGGCGACGCTGATCACACTGGTGACGCTCAACCAGAACTCCGAGGTGGTGGCGATGAAGGCCGCCGGACTCTCCGCCCATCAGGTGCTCGCCCCGCTGCTGCTGACCGCGGCGGTGGTGTCGGTGGTGAGCTTCGGCTTCAACGAGCGGATCGTCACCCGCGCCAATGCGACGCTTAAGGCGTGGGAGGCGGCGGAATATGGCCCCATCCCCGAAGCCACCGGCGGCGGCGGGGTGCGCGCCAATGTTTATTTCACCGACGGGGAGAACATCCTCACCGCCGCGACGCTTTCGGGCGGGGGCGAGAATATCGTGCTCACCGGCGTCACTTGGTATGCCCGCGCGCCGGGCGGGATCATCCGCCAACAGGTAAGAGCGCCGCGCGCGACCTATGCTTCTCCCGGCTGGCGGCTAGAGCAGCCGGTGCGCTTCGATGTCGCGGGCGCGCTGACCGAGCCTCTGCCCGAACTGGTGGTGGGCGAGTATCTGACCCCCGCGCGGATCATGCTGCAATCGATCGACCCGGACGCGCAGAGTTTCTGGGAATTGAGCGACAGCATCGACGCCTATGAAGCCGCCGGGCGCAACACCGATGAGATGCGCGCCAAGTGGTGGCACCGCCTGTCGGGGCCATTGTCGGCGCTGTTGATGCCATTGCTGGGCTCGATCGCCGCCTTCGGCCTCGCGCGTTCGGGCCAGCTGTTCGTGCGCGCGATCATCGGCATGGCGCTGGGCTTTGCCTATTTCGTGGTCGACAATGCCGCGCTGGCGATGGGCAGCTTCGGCGGATACCCCCCGTTGCTCGCCGCCTGGGCGCCGTTTTTCCTGTTCCTGCTGCTGGGCGAGACCGTGCTGGTGCGGACCGAGGAGTGA
- a CDS encoding JAB domain-containing protein, translating to MRHPAVLTGAKTLALLPHARSAASPEAAPSPEQRVAAMIAYLRSLVLAHPVTHERGHAVFVDANSAWIGDGPCGIGDMSTLTVSLRTLLGEALRIDARGLILAHSHPSGHCRPSGCDIAATRRLSDVARALEIALIDHLIFTTDAVYSMRAGGML from the coding sequence ATGCGTCATCCCGCCGTGCTGACCGGGGCAAAGACCCTTGCCCTGCTGCCTCATGCCCGGTCTGCGGCCTCCCCGGAGGCGGCCCCGAGCCCCGAGCAGCGCGTGGCCGCCATGATTGCCTATCTGCGCAGCCTCGTGCTCGCGCATCCGGTCACGCACGAGCGCGGCCATGCCGTGTTCGTCGATGCCAACAGCGCGTGGATCGGCGATGGACCATGCGGGATCGGCGATATGAGCACGCTGACGGTCAGCTTGCGGACGTTGCTGGGCGAGGCGCTGCGGATCGATGCCCGCGGACTCATCCTGGCGCACAGCCATCCCTCGGGCCACTGCCGCCCGAGCGGCTGCGATATCGCCGCCACCCGCCGCCTGTCCGATGTCGCCCGCGCGCTCGAGATCGCGCTGATCGACCATCTGATCTTCACCACTGATGCCGTCTATTCGATGCGGGCCGGGGGAATGCTGTGA
- a CDS encoding DUF427 domain-containing protein encodes MRQAHHPDPDPILPGQESVWDYPRPAIAEPTARHIRIVHKGVVLADTRAAWRTLETSHPPTYYLPQSDIAMAHLAPNPARSLCEWKGQAAYWDVTIGGDRFAQAGWSYPSPTPPFAGIAGHIAFYAAPFDDVTVDGEQVTPQPGGFYGGWITAAEAGPFKGIPGSRFW; translated from the coding sequence GTGAGGCAAGCCCACCACCCCGATCCCGATCCAATCCTGCCGGGGCAGGAAAGCGTCTGGGACTATCCCCGCCCCGCCATCGCAGAGCCGACCGCGCGCCATATCCGCATCGTCCACAAGGGCGTGGTGCTGGCCGATACCCGCGCGGCGTGGCGGACGCTCGAAACCTCGCATCCGCCGACCTATTACCTCCCGCAAAGCGACATCGCGATGGCGCACCTTGCGCCCAATCCCGCGCGCTCGCTGTGCGAATGGAAGGGGCAGGCGGCCTATTGGGATGTGACCATCGGCGGCGACCGCTTCGCGCAGGCCGGCTGGAGCTACCCCTCTCCCACCCCGCCCTTTGCCGGGATTGCGGGCCATATCGCCTTCTACGCCGCGCCGTTCGACGACGTGACGGTGGATGGCGAGCAGGTGACGCCGCAGCCGGGCGGCTTCTACGGCGGCTGGATCACTGCGGCCGAGGCGGGGCCGTTCAAGGGCATTCCCGGCAGCCGCTTCTGGTGA
- a CDS encoding phasin family protein translates to MSEVEQNAEVKAPVSKIDAAAEKAYAEASSKTAAPKVDVAAVAEAVAAPEKAPAARKATPAKKAAAKTVKKTATKTAKSSVKKPALVKKAAAKVSKPAAKKPTAKTNPVTKLKDTIMATAKNTDITATAKEVLADVQARAKTAAAKGTVLANEATEFTKANVEAVVESGKIFFTGAQELLKDNVETGKTVFESVTEDAKKVAAVKSPTELFQLQGEIARRNFDAMVSYGSKRTEAWVKLYNEAFAPISNRVSVAAEKIKTAA, encoded by the coding sequence ATGTCCGAAGTTGAACAGAATGCCGAAGTGAAGGCCCCGGTCTCCAAGATCGATGCCGCTGCCGAAAAGGCCTACGCCGAAGCGTCGTCCAAGACCGCTGCGCCGAAGGTCGATGTGGCCGCCGTCGCCGAGGCTGTTGCCGCGCCCGAGAAGGCTCCGGCCGCCCGCAAGGCGACCCCGGCCAAGAAGGCTGCCGCCAAGACCGTCAAGAAGACGGCGACCAAAACCGCCAAGTCCTCGGTCAAGAAGCCGGCGCTGGTCAAGAAGGCTGCCGCCAAGGTGAGCAAGCCCGCCGCCAAGAAGCCCACCGCGAAGACCAACCCCGTCACCAAGCTCAAGGATACCATCATGGCCACTGCCAAGAACACCGACATCACCGCCACCGCCAAGGAAGTTCTCGCCGACGTCCAGGCCCGCGCCAAGACCGCGGCCGCCAAGGGCACCGTGCTCGCCAACGAAGCGACCGAGTTCACCAAGGCGAACGTCGAAGCCGTCGTCGAAAGCGGCAAGATCTTCTTCACCGGCGCGCAGGAACTGCTCAAGGACAACGTCGAGACCGGCAAGACCGTGTTCGAATCCGTCACCGAAGACGCCAAGAAGGTCGCAGCCGTGAAGTCGCCGACCGAGCTGTTCCAGCTGCAGGGCGAAATCGCCCGTCGCAACTTCGATGCGATGGTCTCCTACGGCTCGAAGCGCACCGAAGCCTGGGTGAAGCTCTACAACGAAGCCTTCGCCCCGATCTCGAACCGCGTCAGCGTCGCGGCCGAGAAGATCAAGACGGCTGCCTAA
- a CDS encoding crotonase/enoyl-CoA hydratase family protein: MSATATTLANDRIAITLGEDGVADVRFTRGDKMNALDHEMFERIIEAGHTLQRMKGLRAVVLSGEGRAFCAGLDLSNFARKPAEDEPSLTERTYGNANRPQQVAMQWRKLPVPVIAAIHGVCFGGGLQIASGADIRICHPTTRMAIMEMKWGLVPDMGGYVLWRGLVRDDVLRELIYTNREFSGTEALGLGLATYLDETPHERAMAIARQIALKNPHAIRAAKRLQAGMWEHDTNAILMEESIEQHGIMRSRNQVEAVMAEMERRKPNFEDV; this comes from the coding sequence ATGTCCGCCACCGCCACCACGCTTGCCAACGACCGCATCGCCATTACCCTGGGCGAGGATGGCGTGGCCGATGTCCGCTTCACCCGCGGCGACAAGATGAACGCGCTCGATCACGAGATGTTCGAACGCATCATCGAGGCCGGCCATACCCTGCAACGCATGAAGGGCCTGCGCGCGGTGGTGCTTTCGGGTGAGGGGCGGGCGTTCTGCGCCGGGCTCGACCTCAGCAACTTCGCCCGCAAACCGGCCGAGGACGAACCGAGCCTGACCGAGCGCACCTATGGCAACGCCAACCGCCCGCAGCAGGTGGCGATGCAGTGGCGCAAGCTGCCCGTGCCGGTAATCGCCGCGATCCACGGCGTGTGCTTCGGCGGCGGTCTCCAGATCGCCAGCGGCGCGGATATCCGCATCTGCCACCCCACCACCCGCATGGCGATCATGGAGATGAAGTGGGGCCTTGTCCCCGACATGGGCGGCTATGTGCTGTGGCGCGGGCTGGTGCGCGACGACGTGCTGCGTGAGCTGATCTACACCAACCGCGAATTTTCGGGCACCGAGGCGCTGGGGCTCGGCCTTGCGACCTATCTCGACGAGACGCCGCACGAGCGCGCGATGGCGATCGCCCGCCAGATCGCGCTCAAGAACCCCCACGCGATCCGCGCCGCCAAGCGGCTTCAGGCCGGAATGTGGGAGCACGATACCAATGCGATCCTGATGGAGGAAAGCATCGAACAGCATGGCATCATGCGCAGCCGCAATCAGGTGGAAGCGGTGATGGCCGAAATGGAACGCAGGAAGCCGAACTTCGAGGACGTGTGA
- the clpS gene encoding ATP-dependent Clp protease adapter ClpS: MAVRAEDEGKDSDGQGQVGVATKTRAKPKKPSQYKVLMLNDDYTPMEFVVLVLKRFFSMDLEQATRVMLHVHQRGVGVCGIFTYEVAETKVNQVMDFARQNQHPLQCTLEKA; the protein is encoded by the coding sequence ATGGCCGTGCGCGCGGAGGATGAAGGCAAGGACAGCGACGGACAGGGTCAGGTCGGCGTCGCCACCAAGACCCGCGCCAAGCCCAAGAAGCCGAGCCAGTACAAGGTGCTGATGCTCAACGACGATTACACGCCGATGGAATTCGTGGTGCTGGTGCTGAAGCGCTTTTTCTCGATGGATCTGGAACAGGCCACCCGCGTGATGCTCCACGTCCACCAGCGCGGGGTCGGTGTGTGTGGGATATTCACTTACGAAGTGGCCGAGACCAAGGTCAATCAGGTGATGGACTTCGCCCGCCAGAACCAGCACCCGCTGCAATGCACGCTCGAAAAGGCATGA
- a CDS encoding LL-diaminopimelate aminotransferase produces the protein MNDQFYRMKRMPPYVIAEVNAMRHAARLGGQDIIDLGMGNPDQPPPQHVIDKLCEVAGKPDAHGYSQSKGIPGLRRAQAGYYARRFGVELDPENEVVVTMGSKEGLSSLATAIIAPGDVVLAPNPSYPIHTFGFIIAGATIRSVPTTPDDHYWESLERAMSYTVPRPSVLVVSYPSNPTAETVELPFYERLVAWAKENQVWIVSDLAYSELYFDGKPTRSIMEVPGAKDIAIEFTSMSKTYSMAGWRMGFAVGNRQLIAALTRVKSYLDYGAFTPIQAAACAALNGPQDIIESNRQLYHKRRDVMVEAFGRAGWEIPPPPASMFAWAPLPPALKSMGSLEFSKQLLTQAQVAVAPGVGYGENGEGYVRIAMVENEQRLRQAARNIKRYLQSAGVNTSGG, from the coding sequence ATGAATGACCAGTTCTATCGCATGAAGCGGATGCCCCCGTATGTGATCGCGGAGGTCAACGCCATGCGTCATGCAGCGCGTCTGGGCGGGCAGGACATCATAGATCTGGGCATGGGCAACCCCGATCAGCCGCCCCCGCAGCACGTGATCGACAAGCTGTGCGAGGTTGCAGGCAAGCCCGACGCGCATGGCTATTCGCAGTCCAAGGGCATCCCCGGTCTGCGCCGCGCGCAGGCGGGCTATTACGCGCGCCGTTTCGGGGTCGAGCTTGATCCCGAAAACGAAGTGGTGGTGACCATGGGATCGAAGGAGGGGCTTTCGAGCCTCGCCACCGCGATCATCGCGCCGGGGGACGTGGTGCTGGCGCCCAACCCGAGCTATCCGATCCACACTTTCGGCTTCATCATCGCGGGCGCCACGATCCGTTCGGTGCCGACCACGCCCGACGATCATTACTGGGAATCGCTCGAACGCGCGATGAGCTACACCGTCCCGCGCCCCTCGGTGCTGGTGGTGAGCTACCCCTCCAATCCCACCGCCGAGACGGTGGAACTGCCGTTTTACGAGCGGCTGGTGGCATGGGCCAAGGAGAACCAGGTCTGGATCGTATCCGATCTGGCCTATTCCGAGCTCTATTTCGACGGCAAGCCGACCCGCTCGATCATGGAAGTGCCGGGCGCGAAGGATATCGCGATCGAATTCACCTCGATGTCCAAGACCTATTCGATGGCGGGTTGGCGGATGGGCTTTGCGGTCGGCAACCGGCAGCTGATCGCGGCGCTGACGCGGGTGAAGTCCTACCTCGATTATGGTGCCTTCACCCCGATTCAGGCGGCTGCCTGCGCGGCGCTGAACGGGCCGCAGGACATCATCGAAAGCAACCGCCAGCTCTATCACAAGCGCCGCGACGTGATGGTCGAAGCTTTCGGCCGGGCCGGATGGGAGATCCCGCCGCCGCCCGCCTCGATGTTTGCCTGGGCCCCGCTTCCGCCGGCGCTGAAATCGATGGGCAGTCTGGAATTTTCCAAGCAGCTTCTGACCCAGGCGCAGGTCGCGGTCGCGCCGGGCGTGGGCTATGGCGAAAACGGTGAAGGCTATGTCCGGATCGCGATGGTCGAGAACGAACAACGCCTTCGTCAGGCAGCGCGCAACATCAAGCGCTACCTCCAGTCTGCCGGGGTCAACACATCCGGCGGATAG
- a CDS encoding fatty acid desaturase — protein MHQTTPAPPARATRAQFMAEDDKAMLRAVRDLTKGLGEAKPGIYWPDMLISAGVGYAGIAVAILSGNLAVQIAAGLVAALALYRALMFIHELTHIHRDALPGFRTGWNLLVGVPLLTPSFMYEGVHTIHHKRTQYGTVEDPEYLPLALMKPWSLPLFVLVAILAPVALIVRAAVLVPLGAVIPAVRTFTWERFSALSINPEFRRRPPEGDFIGRVRWQEAGVFVWSWCLIASVFVIGWQPLATALAILSLTALLNQLRTLVAHLWENEGEAMTVTAQFLDSVNVPPPGFVAEIWAPVGLRYHALHHLMPSMPYHDLPEAHRRLARELGTGSTYEGANHPGMLVLVGRIAKSTMGRRA, from the coding sequence ATGCATCAGACCACCCCCGCCCCGCCCGCGAGGGCCACCCGCGCCCAGTTCATGGCCGAGGACGACAAGGCGATGCTGCGCGCGGTGCGCGACCTGACCAAGGGGCTGGGCGAGGCGAAGCCCGGCATCTACTGGCCAGACATGCTGATCTCGGCAGGCGTGGGCTATGCCGGGATTGCGGTCGCGATCCTGAGCGGCAATCTGGCGGTGCAGATCGCCGCAGGGCTGGTCGCGGCGCTGGCGCTCTACCGCGCGCTGATGTTCATTCACGAGCTGACCCATATCCACCGCGACGCGCTGCCGGGCTTCCGCACGGGCTGGAACCTCTTGGTCGGCGTGCCCTTGCTGACGCCCAGCTTCATGTATGAAGGCGTCCACACCATCCACCACAAGCGCACGCAATATGGCACGGTGGAGGATCCCGAATATCTGCCGCTCGCGCTGATGAAGCCGTGGAGCCTGCCGCTTTTCGTGCTCGTCGCGATCCTCGCGCCGGTGGCGCTGATCGTGCGCGCGGCGGTGCTGGTGCCGCTCGGGGCCGTGATCCCGGCGGTGCGCACCTTCACCTGGGAGCGGTTCTCGGCGCTGTCGATCAACCCCGAATTCCGCCGCCGCCCGCCCGAAGGCGATTTTATCGGCCGCGTGCGCTGGCAGGAGGCCGGGGTGTTCGTCTGGTCGTGGTGCCTGATCGCGAGCGTCTTCGTGATCGGCTGGCAGCCGCTCGCCACCGCGCTGGCGATCCTGTCGCTCACTGCGCTGCTCAACCAGCTGCGCACGCTCGTCGCGCACCTGTGGGAGAACGAGGGCGAGGCGATGACGGTGACCGCGCAGTTCCTCGATTCGGTCAATGTCCCCCCGCCGGGCTTCGTCGCGGAAATCTGGGCCCCGGTGGGCCTGCGCTATCACGCGCTGCACCACCTGATGCCCTCGATGCCCTATCACGACCTGCCCGAAGCGCACCGCCGTCTGGCGCGCGAGCTGGGGACGGGCTCGACCTATGAAGGCGCGAACCATCCCGGAATGCTGGTGCTGGTCGGGCGGATCGCCAAGAGCACGATGGGGCGGCGGGCGTAA
- a CDS encoding LptF/LptG family permease, with protein sequence MPHLFPSIDRYILRLTIVPMLGVFALAASLLTLDKMLRLFDFVAVEGGPVGVVFKMLGALIPEYASLAIPLGLLLGVLLAFRKLATSSELDTMRAVGLSYNRLLRMPYLITLVMVALNIMLVFYIQPISRYYYEQMEYELRSGALGASIKVGEFTTIADRMALRIEESEDDGRKLIGIFARVANAKGQVLSISAREGAFLATRDNPDTIILRLTEGTIIQDTGMSGQTPRVLSFSRHDLPIDLPAIEAFRARGDATREYILPELLRIGWSDESPAQARDASLASFNFRLVEIVMMFLMPLLAVALAIPPKRSTSALGVFVSIVMVVAYHKINQYGEDIASLGRLDPILAFWVPFAVFAGLILWMYYRVAYVPGGQAIGALETAFAKLSKQVGKLFRRRRPGASTTAAAPAE encoded by the coding sequence GTGCCCCACCTCTTCCCCAGCATCGACCGCTATATCCTGCGGCTGACGATCGTGCCGATGCTGGGCGTCTTCGCGCTCGCCGCCAGCCTGCTGACGCTCGACAAGATGCTGCGCCTGTTCGATTTCGTCGCGGTCGAGGGCGGGCCGGTGGGCGTGGTGTTCAAGATGCTGGGCGCGCTGATCCCCGAATATGCCAGCCTTGCCATCCCGCTGGGGCTGTTGCTCGGGGTGCTGCTGGCCTTCCGCAAGCTGGCGACATCCTCCGAACTCGACACGATGCGCGCGGTCGGCCTGTCCTACAACCGGCTGTTGCGGATGCCCTACCTCATCACGCTGGTGATGGTCGCGCTCAACATCATGCTGGTGTTCTACATCCAGCCGATCAGCCGCTATTATTACGAGCAGATGGAATACGAATTGCGCTCGGGCGCGCTCGGGGCGTCGATCAAGGTGGGCGAGTTTACCACCATCGCCGATCGCATGGCGCTCCGCATCGAAGAGAGCGAGGATGACGGGCGCAAGCTCATCGGCATTTTCGCCCGCGTCGCCAATGCCAAGGGGCAGGTGCTGAGCATCTCGGCGCGCGAGGGGGCGTTCCTTGCCACCCGCGACAATCCCGACACCATCATCCTGCGCCTGACCGAAGGCACGATCATCCAGGACACGGGCATGAGCGGCCAGACCCCGCGGGTGCTGAGCTTCAGCCGCCACGATCTGCCGATCGATCTCCCCGCGATCGAGGCTTTCCGCGCGCGCGGCGATGCGACGCGCGAATATATCCTGCCCGAACTGCTGCGCATCGGCTGGAGCGACGAGAGCCCCGCCCAGGCGCGCGATGCGAGCCTTGCCAGCTTCAATTTCCGGCTGGTCGAGATCGTGATGATGTTCCTGATGCCGCTGCTGGCGGTGGCGCTCGCGATCCCGCCCAAACGGTCGACCAGCGCGCTCGGCGTGTTCGTGTCGATCGTGATGGTGGTCGCCTATCACAAGATCAACCAATACGGCGAAGACATCGCCTCGCTGGGGCGGCTCGATCCGATCCTGGCCTTCTGGGTGCCTTTTGCGGTGTTCGCCGGGTTGATCCTGTGGATGTATTACCGCGTCGCCTATGTGCCGGGCGGACAGGCGATCGGGGCGCTGGAGACCGCCTTCGCCAAGCTGTCGAAGCAGGTCGGCAAGCTGTTCAGGCGCCGCCGCCCGGGTGCTTCGACCACCGCAGCGGCCCCGGCGGAGTAG
- a CDS encoding response regulator transcription factor → MNAPPPFGQFPGLGFPALRFREAGDVTLDLAHRDARVVDCWLALGEGEFALLWHMAEAPGTPVTGGLAHHAAGLRAKLEPFGLAGLIADHPEGGFTLDPHPCGPLDRTRRIGQS, encoded by the coding sequence GTGAACGCCCCGCCGCCCTTCGGCCAGTTCCCCGGCCTCGGCTTTCCCGCCCTTCGCTTCCGCGAGGCGGGCGACGTGACGCTCGATCTGGCGCACCGCGATGCCCGGGTTGTGGACTGCTGGCTGGCGTTGGGCGAGGGCGAATTCGCGCTGCTGTGGCACATGGCCGAAGCGCCCGGCACCCCCGTCACCGGCGGCCTCGCCCATCACGCTGCGGGGCTGCGCGCGAAGCTCGAACCCTTCGGCCTCGCCGGGCTGATCGCGGACCATCCCGAGGGCGGGTTCACCCTCGATCCCCACCCTTGCGGACCGCTGGACAGGACGCGGCGGATCGGCCAATCTTGA
- a CDS encoding GNAT family N-acetyltransferase yields MSWSLRLARAEDAAAMPAIERAAAVAFAGEPTIDPARTRAEADYARLIRRGHSLVAHVGEAMAGFLVAQPFSRELHIWEMGVAPAYQRRGIGAGLVRAAMIDARNTGFKALTLTTFRDLAWNGPFYARLGFEEVTALDAHPRLAGELANEVDDGLPADRRCAMICFLD; encoded by the coding sequence GTGAGCTGGTCGCTGCGTCTTGCGCGGGCCGAGGATGCCGCGGCCATGCCGGCAATCGAGCGGGCGGCGGCGGTGGCCTTCGCCGGCGAGCCCACCATCGACCCCGCCCGCACCCGCGCAGAGGCGGACTATGCCCGCCTGATTCGCCGGGGCCATTCGCTGGTCGCCCATGTGGGCGAGGCGATGGCGGGCTTCCTCGTCGCCCAGCCATTCAGCCGCGAACTGCATATCTGGGAAATGGGCGTGGCCCCCGCCTATCAGCGGCGCGGGATTGGGGCCGGGCTGGTGCGCGCGGCGATGATCGACGCGCGCAACACCGGCTTCAAGGCGCTCACCCTCACCACCTTCCGCGATCTGGCGTGGAACGGGCCGTTTTATGCGCGGCTGGGCTTCGAGGAAGTCACCGCGCTCGACGCCCATCCGCGGCTGGCGGGCGAACTCGCGAACGAGGTGGACGACGGCCTCCCCGCCGACCGCCGCTGCGCGATGATCTGTTTTCTCGACTAG
- the phaC gene encoding class I poly(R)-hydroxyalkanoic acid synthase, with translation MDKGRFQAMAQDDDLMAAAGDSLKSFFDMQNEALRAMTGGAGGESLPEALMAKGIDPAEMTEWAATAAQLQQLWLDFATHQAQAAAEKASQGGMAGANLLDPAQWLVISQSMLGHMPKGLMEASAKLAQDQMQLWSGVMQSFASGVTGGQAGAAPEAAALPKSDRRFADPAWREHPAFLLLHQTYLMLADYFRTSVKSMDGLDKTKRQQLDFAVTALAEAMSPDNFLALNPVVLKRTMETKGANLVRGMQHLINDMKRGQLTHTDPQAFRLGENLAASPGKVVHETPLYQLIQYSPSTEEVLEVPLVIFPPWINRFYILDLTPKKSFIKWAVDQGISVFVVSWKSADESMAEVVWDDYIRAQIEAIDHVRARLGVPACHTIGYCVAGTTLAATLAVLHRRGEADKVKSATFFTAQVDFEKSGDLKHFIDEGQLEMIGKLSSGQGYLDGRYLAATFNALRGRDLIWNYVVNNYLLGEDYPAFDLLHWNGDVTNLPAKWHQAYLRDLYRDNKLVVPDALEADGTPIDLTRVATPSFVQAGREDHIAPAESVWRVTQHFSGPIEFLLAGSGHIAGVVNPPAAGKYQYWVGDSAAPSLKAFVESATEHPGSWWPHWLEWLHRQSDARVPAKGKRVPGGKGDRVIEDAPGRYVKTR, from the coding sequence ATGGACAAGGGACGGTTTCAGGCTATGGCACAGGACGACGATCTCATGGCGGCGGCCGGGGACAGCCTCAAGAGCTTCTTCGACATGCAGAACGAAGCCTTGCGTGCGATGACAGGCGGCGCGGGCGGCGAATCGCTGCCCGAGGCGCTGATGGCCAAGGGCATCGACCCCGCCGAAATGACCGAATGGGCCGCCACCGCAGCGCAGCTTCAGCAGCTGTGGCTCGATTTCGCCACCCATCAGGCGCAGGCCGCCGCCGAAAAGGCGAGCCAGGGCGGCATGGCGGGCGCAAACCTGCTCGACCCCGCACAGTGGCTGGTGATCTCGCAGAGCATGCTCGGCCATATGCCCAAGGGGCTGATGGAAGCTTCGGCCAAGCTGGCGCAGGACCAGATGCAACTGTGGAGCGGGGTGATGCAGAGCTTCGCTTCGGGCGTCACCGGCGGGCAGGCCGGCGCAGCGCCCGAGGCGGCGGCCCTGCCCAAGTCCGACCGCCGCTTCGCCGATCCGGCATGGCGCGAACATCCCGCCTTCCTGCTGCTGCACCAGACCTATCTGATGCTGGCCGACTATTTCCGCACAAGCGTGAAGAGCATGGACGGGCTCGACAAGACCAAGCGCCAGCAGCTCGATTTCGCGGTGACGGCGCTGGCCGAGGCGATGAGCCCGGACAATTTCCTCGCGCTCAATCCGGTGGTCTTGAAGCGCACGATGGAGACCAAGGGCGCCAATCTGGTGCGCGGGATGCAGCACCTCATCAACGACATGAAACGCGGGCAGCTGACCCACACCGACCCGCAAGCCTTCCGGCTGGGCGAAAACCTTGCGGCGAGTCCCGGCAAGGTGGTGCACGAGACGCCGCTTTATCAGCTGATCCAGTACAGCCCTTCCACCGAAGAGGTGCTGGAAGTGCCACTGGTGATCTTCCCGCCGTGGATCAACCGCTTCTACATCCTCGATCTGACGCCCAAGAAAAGCTTCATCAAGTGGGCGGTGGATCAGGGCATCTCGGTCTTCGTGGTCAGCTGGAAAAGCGCCGACGAGAGTATGGCCGAGGTGGTGTGGGACGATTACATCCGCGCCCAGATCGAGGCGATCGATCATGTGCGCGCGCGGCTCGGTGTGCCCGCCTGCCACACCATCGGCTATTGCGTGGCGGGCACGACGCTCGCGGCGACGCTGGCGGTGCTGCACCGGCGGGGCGAGGCGGACAAGGTGAAGAGCGCCACCTTCTTCACCGCGCAGGTCGATTTCGAGAAGAGCGGCGACCTCAAGCATTTCATCGACGAGGGACAACTCGAGATGATCGGCAAGCTGTCTTCGGGGCAGGGCTATCTCGACGGGCGCTACCTCGCGGCGACCTTCAATGCGCTGCGCGGGCGCGACCTGATCTGGAATTACGTCGTCAACAATTACCTCTTGGGAGAGGACTACCCGGCCTTCGACCTGCTGCACTGGAACGGCGACGTCACCAACCTGCCGGCCAAGTGGCATCAGGCCTATCTGCGCGACCTCTACCGCGACAACAAGCTGGTGGTGCCCGATGCGCTCGAAGCCGATGGCACGCCGATCGACCTCACCCGCGTCGCCACACCCAGCTTCGTTCAGGCGGGCCGCGAGGACCACATCGCGCCGGCCGAAAGCGTATGGCGGGTCACGCAGCATTTCAGCGGGCCGATCGAGTTTCTGCTGGCGGGCTCCGGCCATATCGCGGGCGTGGTCAACCCGCCTGCTGCGGGCAAATATCAATATTGGGTGGGCGACAGCGCCGCGCCCAGCCTCAAGGCCTTTGTCGAGAGCGCGACCGAGCATCCGGGCAGCTGGTGGCCGCACTGGCTGGAATGGCTGCACAGGCAGTCCGACGCGCGCGTCCCTGCCAAGGGCAAGCGCGTGCCCGGCGGCAAGGGCGACCGCGTGATCGAGGATGCCCCGGGCCGCTACGTGAAGACGCGCTAG